The following proteins are co-located in the Sphingorhabdus lutea genome:
- a CDS encoding endonuclease/exonuclease/phosphatase family protein, giving the protein MFHGNVSLEIAEGLKLLRKRINAANIPPSKLDETLNIATWNIREFGKKKRSDAAIHYIAEIIGQFDFVGLVELRDNLSDLNRILPILGPYWDAVYSDAIPDAGGNRERICYIYDSRTVRFNGMAAEASPPRKKRGTEYLSAESWWRAPYVASFKSGNFDFLAFTTHVRWGDDLAARQSEIQGLANWVGAKIKEKHAEDKDIIVMGDFNIPSRNDPMFAAITSTGLELPHALIADDFGTNLARNKRYDQILHLARYPDNFTNAGGVLDFYASDHKPLFPDLDKRAFTYELSDHLPLWIQINTDIDGIMLDQIIQRKQR; this is encoded by the coding sequence ATGTTTCATGGTAATGTTAGTTTGGAAATTGCCGAAGGGTTAAAGCTTCTTCGCAAACGTATCAATGCGGCCAATATTCCCCCGTCAAAATTGGATGAAACATTAAATATTGCGACATGGAATATTCGCGAATTTGGCAAAAAGAAACGCAGTGATGCCGCCATCCATTATATTGCCGAAATTATCGGCCAATTTGACTTTGTCGGATTGGTCGAACTGCGCGACAATTTATCCGACCTAAACCGGATTTTACCGATTTTAGGGCCATATTGGGATGCGGTATATTCCGATGCCATTCCCGACGCAGGGGGCAACCGCGAACGTATATGCTATATTTATGACAGCCGCACCGTGCGATTTAACGGCATGGCGGCAGAGGCAAGCCCCCCGCGCAAGAAACGCGGCACCGAATATTTAAGCGCCGAAAGCTGGTGGCGCGCGCCCTATGTCGCGTCATTTAAATCGGGTAATTTTGACTTTTTGGCCTTTACCACCCATGTGCGATGGGGCGATGACTTAGCGGCAAGACAGAGCGAAATACAGGGGCTGGCCAATTGGGTCGGCGCAAAAATAAAGGAAAAACATGCCGAGGATAAGGATATTATCGTCATGGGCGACTTTAATATACCCAGCCGCAATGACCCGATGTTTGCCGCCATCACCTCCACCGGACTGGAATTACCCCATGCGTTAATCGCCGATGATTTTGGCACAAATTTGGCGCGTAATAAACGTTATGATCAAATATTACATTTGGCGCGTTATCCCGATAATTTTACCAATGCGGGCGGGGTTTTGGATTTTTATGCCAGCGATCATAAACCCCTTTTCCCCGATTTGGATAAACGCGCATTTACATATGAATTATCGGATCATTTGCCCCTATGGATTCAAATAAACACCGACATTGACGGCATCATGCTGGACCAAATTATCCAAAGGAAACAGCGTTAA
- the trxB gene encoding thioredoxin-disulfide reductase, protein MTEIKSAPVIIIGSGPAGYSAAVYAARANLSPMIVTGVEVGGQLMTTTDVDNWPGDDAGVLGPELMERMRKHAERFGTDMVNDYIESVDFSSRPFKLKGGNTEYHADSVIIATGASAQYLGLPSETAFMGKGVSACATCDGFFYRGKPVAVIGGGNTAVEEALYLANIASHVTLVHRRDTLRAEKILQDRLFEREKEGKITIKWHHTLDEVLGDNMGVTGMRIKATDGAENPGATEDIILHGVFIAIGHKPNTAIFDGHLDMAGGYIKVRSGLEGQATETSVPGVFACGDVMDHIYRQAVTSAGTGCMAALDAERFIEANGRTV, encoded by the coding sequence ATGACCGAAATTAAATCAGCCCCCGTTATCATTATTGGTTCTGGCCCCGCAGGGTATAGCGCCGCCGTTTACGCCGCGCGCGCCAATTTATCCCCTATGATTGTCACCGGAGTAGAGGTTGGCGGACAGTTAATGACCACCACAGATGTGGATAATTGGCCCGGCGATGATGCGGGTGTGCTTGGCCCGGAATTGATGGAAAGAATGCGTAAACATGCCGAACGTTTTGGCACGGATATGGTCAATGATTATATTGAAAGCGTGGATTTTTCCTCCCGCCCGTTCAAATTAAAAGGCGGCAATACCGAATATCATGCAGACAGCGTGATTATCGCCACGGGGGCAAGTGCCCAATATCTTGGCCTGCCTTCGGAAACGGCCTTTATGGGCAAGGGTGTGTCGGCATGTGCAACTTGTGATGGATTTTTCTATCGCGGCAAGCCTGTGGCCGTTATTGGCGGCGGCAATACTGCTGTGGAGGAAGCGTTATATTTGGCCAATATCGCAAGCCATGTCACATTGGTGCATCGCCGCGATACCCTACGCGCGGAAAAAATCTTGCAAGACCGTTTATTTGAACGGGAAAAAGAAGGCAAAATCACCATTAAATGGCATCATACGCTTGACGAAGTTTTGGGCGACAATATGGGCGTTACCGGCATGCGGATAAAGGCAACGGACGGCGCAGAAAATCCCGGCGCAACCGAAGATATTATATTGCACGGCGTGTTCATTGCCATTGGCCATAAACCCAATACCGCGATTTTCGATGGACATTTGGACATGGCCGGCGGATATATTAAGGTGCGTAGCGGTTTGGAGGGTCAGGCCACCGAAACCAGCGTGCCGGGCGTATTTGCGTGCGGCGATGTGATGGATCATATTTATCGCCAAGCAGTGACCAGCGCAGGCACAGGATGTATGGCCGCATTGGATGCAGAGCGCTTTATTGAAGCAAATGGCAGGACGGTTTAA
- a CDS encoding 2Fe-2S iron-sulfur cluster-binding protein produces the protein MPTINVIDRSGAKREVEAEMGLSVMEVIRDNGFDELLALCGGCSSCATCHVYIDAEYADKIPAMQEDEDDLLESTDHRNATSRLSCQIEVSDAIDGMTVTIAPED, from the coding sequence ATGCCGACCATCAATGTCATCGACCGCAGCGGCGCAAAGCGCGAAGTAGAAGCCGAAATGGGCCTCAGCGTGATGGAAGTTATTCGCGATAATGGTTTTGACGAGCTTTTGGCGCTTTGCGGTGGGTGCAGCTCTTGTGCGACATGCCATGTATATATTGATGCGGAATATGCCGATAAAATCCCCGCTATGCAGGAAGATGAGGATGATTTGTTGGAAAGCACCGATCACCGCAATGCGACATCGCGCCTATCCTGCCAAATTGAGGTGTCGGACGCGATTGACGGGATGACGGTGACAATTGCGCCAGAGGATTAA
- a CDS encoding NupC/NupG family nucleoside CNT transporter has product MNIFTQFQGVIGIALILALAWIISENRFNKPKKMWILGALAIQLCLAFMITRVPVIWDIIALANHAVSAVEKATLVGSSYMFGYIGGGELPFNVKEGQTAPLIIAFQILPLVIVFSALAALFWHWRILPAIVRGLSWALQKTMKVSGVVGLSGGANIFLGVVESPLVVRAYFAKMPRGELFMIMVLAMSTISGAILILYAQTLSKTLDNAVGHMIAASIISLPAAILVARLIVPNNDEEGENNNFHPPEADLKYDNSIDAVIKGTMDGMQLFLAVIAIIIVVFALVALADQILATLPHIDGQPITLRGIFGWIFAPLMWAIGVPWDDAGNAGALMGTKAILNEYVAYLDLAALGKDAFPPRSMLIITYALCGVANLASIGLLVSTIGTLCPERRAEVAALGVKSWIAGNFATMMTGAIVGIITPI; this is encoded by the coding sequence ATGAATATTTTTACACAATTTCAAGGCGTGATTGGCATCGCGCTTATCCTTGCCCTTGCATGGATAATATCCGAAAACCGCTTCAATAAACCCAAAAAAATGTGGATATTGGGTGCATTGGCAATTCAGCTTTGCCTTGCCTTTATGATTACACGCGTGCCCGTCATTTGGGATATTATCGCCTTGGCAAATCATGCGGTCAGCGCGGTGGAAAAGGCGACATTGGTCGGTTCATCCTATATGTTTGGATATATTGGCGGCGGCGAATTGCCGTTTAATGTAAAAGAGGGCCAGACCGCGCCATTGATAATCGCATTTCAAATATTGCCCTTGGTTATCGTATTTTCCGCATTGGCGGCGCTTTTTTGGCATTGGCGCATTTTGCCCGCCATTGTTCGCGGCCTAAGCTGGGCATTGCAAAAAACCATGAAGGTTAGCGGCGTTGTCGGCCTGTCCGGTGGGGCGAATATATTTTTGGGCGTGGTGGAATCGCCGCTTGTCGTGCGGGCATATTTTGCCAAAATGCCGCGCGGCGAATTATTTATGATTATGGTATTGGCCATGTCCACCATATCGGGCGCGATTTTAATCCTTTATGCCCAAACATTGTCAAAAACATTGGATAATGCCGTGGGCCATATGATTGCGGCCTCCATCATATCCCTGCCCGCCGCGATTTTGGTCGCGCGGTTAATCGTGCCCAATAATGATGAAGAAGGTGAGAATAATAATTTTCACCCCCCTGAAGCCGACCTAAAATATGATAATAGCATTGACGCCGTCATCAAAGGAACAATGGATGGGATGCAATTATTTTTGGCCGTAATTGCCATTATCATTGTGGTTTTTGCACTGGTCGCCTTGGCCGACCAAATTTTGGCCACCCTGCCCCATATTGATGGACAACCCATTACCCTGCGCGGCATATTCGGGTGGATATTTGCCCCGTTAATGTGGGCCATTGGCGTGCCGTGGGATGATGCGGGCAATGCCGGTGCGTTAATGGGAACAAAGGCGATATTAAATGAATATGTCGCCTATTTGGATTTGGCTGCATTGGGCAAGGACGCCTTTCCCCCGCGCTCCATGCTTATCATCACCTATGCGCTTTGCGGGGTGGCAAATTTGGCCAGCATTGGCCTGCTTGTCTCCACCATCGGGACATTATGCCCCGAAAGGCGGGCAGAGGTTGCCGCATTGGGCGTCAAAAGTTGGATAGCAGGTAATTTCGCCACCATGATGACGGGGGCGATTGTGGGTATAATTACACCAATTTAA
- a CDS encoding NUDIX hydrolase — MTISTLHPKTGEPLPPAIPAATLIIYRDAPHGHQSELLMVVRAQSMAFAGGAAVFPGGKVDDADVDFASHIIKQQSLILPTDEIAARLAAIRETLEETGLALGIVGAHDPHQVAEARAMAHEAISFADICAKMRWQPDILSLTPWARWRPPLLEKRVFDTRFYLINAGNVPMEAKVDATENKSLFWGSAEQALHMADKGEIKVIFPTRRNLERLAQFDVFDAANAHALDHPVEMVMTYIDERADGKWLCIPDGHGYPVTEEHLSSAMRG; from the coding sequence ATGACAATATCAACCCTGCACCCCAAAACGGGTGAACCCTTACCACCGGCCATCCCTGCGGCCACATTAATAATTTACCGTGATGCGCCGCATGGCCATCAATCGGAATTGTTAATGGTGGTACGCGCGCAATCAATGGCCTTTGCCGGCGGGGCGGCGGTATTTCCAGGGGGCAAGGTGGATGATGCAGATGTTGATTTTGCCTCCCATATAATAAAGCAGCAATCGCTTATCCTGCCTACGGATGAAATTGCCGCGCGATTGGCCGCCATTCGTGAAACATTGGAAGAAACGGGCCTTGCCCTTGGCATTGTGGGCGCGCATGACCCGCATCAGGTGGCCGAAGCACGGGCGATGGCGCATGAGGCGATATCCTTTGCCGATATTTGCGCAAAAATGCGCTGGCAACCCGATATATTGTCACTTACCCCATGGGCAAGGTGGCGGCCACCCTTATTGGAAAAGCGGGTTTTTGATACACGTTTTTACCTTATCAATGCCGGCAATGTGCCGATGGAGGCAAAGGTTGATGCAACCGAAAATAAATCCCTATTTTGGGGCAGCGCTGAACAGGCTTTGCACATGGCGGATAAGGGGGAGATAAAGGTTATTTTCCCCACCAGACGAAATTTGGAACGCCTTGCCCAATTTGATGTATTTGATGCGGCAAATGCCCATGCGCTGGACCATCCGGTTGAAATGGTGATGACATATATTGACGAACGCGCCGATGGCAAATGGCTATGCATCCCCGATGGGCATGGATATCCCGTAACCGAGGAACATTTATCAAGCGCGATGCGGGGTTGA
- a CDS encoding DUF4126 domain-containing protein, with protein MGLIELLGLAGSISLLSGWRLYLTIFATGLAMRTGWIDLPQNLQMLSALANPWVLGISALGAIAEFFADKVAWLDSIWDGLHTLIRPIGGALLALAVVDSGDGAWQVVAFLLGGGAAFASHATKAGARATINSSPEPVSNIVMSSAEDVATGGLLYLALANPVAAIIIALILTLIAAAGLYFIYRIFRRFSAHTEMGDEGKQK; from the coding sequence ATGGGCTTGATTGAATTATTGGGATTGGCAGGCAGTATCAGCCTGCTTTCAGGATGGCGATTATATTTGACCATTTTTGCCACCGGACTTGCCATGCGTACCGGATGGATTGATTTGCCGCAAAATTTACAAATGCTTTCCGCCTTGGCCAATCCGTGGGTTTTGGGGATAAGCGCATTGGGCGCAATTGCCGAATTTTTTGCCGATAAGGTGGCATGGCTTGATAGCATATGGGATGGGTTGCATACCCTTATCCGACCCATTGGCGGCGCATTATTGGCGCTGGCCGTGGTGGATAGCGGCGATGGCGCGTGGCAGGTTGTGGCATTTTTATTGGGCGGCGGCGCTGCATTTGCCAGCCATGCGACCAAGGCTGGCGCACGCGCGACCATAAATAGCAGCCCCGAACCGGTCAGCAATATTGTTATGTCATCGGCGGAGGATGTGGCCACGGGGGGGTTATTATATCTTGCACTGGCCAATCCGGTGGCAGCGATTATCATCGCGCTTATCCTTACCCTTATAGCGGCGGCGGGGCTTTATTTTATCTATCGCATATTTCGGCGTTTTTCCGCGCATACAGAGATGGGGGATGAGGGCAAACAGAAATAG
- the uvrA gene encoding excinuclease ABC subunit UvrA: MSLTHIKVRGAREHNLQGVDIDLPRDKLIVITGLSGSGKSSLAFDTIYAEGQRRYVESLSAYARQFLEMMQKPDVEHIEGLSPAISIEQKTTSRNPRSTVATVTEIYDYMRLLWARVGVPYSPTTGEPISAQSVSQMVDRVMQLPDDTRLYLLAPVVRGRKGEYRKELAEWQKAGFTRVRIDGEIYAIEDAPTLDKKYKHDIEVVVDRLVVKRDLEQRLADSFETALKLADGLAYIDLVDAVVEGREENESTGKNMKGAGLPANRIVFSQRFACPVSGFTIAEIEPRLFSFNSPHGACPACDGLGEKLEFDPQLVVPNEGLTLKKGAIVPWAKSNPPSPYYMQVLESLGRAYGFDMETPWNELSGEVRLVILYGTGGKKIELTFKDGRKSYNVMKAFEGVIGNLNRRMLQTDSNWMREELGKFQTSQPCEICDGARLKPESLAVKIAGCHIAQPTKMSVADALHWFGNLEEKLTSQQQQIAKAILKEINERLGFLNNVGLDYLNLDRTSGTLSGGESQRIRLASQIGSGLSGVLYVLDEPSIGLHQKDNDRLLATLRRLRDLGNTVIVVEHDEDAIRTADWVVDLGPGAGVHGGKVMAEGPLNKILKAKGSMTAAYLNGTRKIDVPEKRRKGNGKKLTVHGARANNLQNVTASIPLGTFTCVTGVSGSGKSSFTIDTLYAAAARSLNGARVIAGAHDKITGLEHCDKVIDIDQSPIGRTPRSNPATYTGAFTNIRDWFAGLPESQARGYKPGRFSFNVKGGRCETCSGDGVIKIEMHFLPDVYVTCEQCNGKRYNRETLEVKWRGMSIADVLDMTVEDAVETFKAVPPIRDKMAMLYEVGLGYIKVGQQATTLSGGEAQRVKLAKELSKRSTGKTLYILDEPTTGLHFEDVRKLLEVLHRLVDQGNSVVVIEHNLDVIKTADYLIDLGPDGGVKGGEIIAAGTPEQVVKEPRSHTGHYLKDML; the protein is encoded by the coding sequence ATGAGTTTGACACATATTAAAGTGCGCGGGGCACGGGAACATAATCTTCAGGGTGTGGATATTGACCTGCCGCGTGATAAATTAATTGTGATTACCGGCCTTTCCGGATCGGGGAAAAGCTCGCTTGCATTTGATACCATATATGCAGAGGGGCAGAGGCGCTATGTGGAAAGCCTGTCTGCCTATGCCCGCCAATTTTTGGAAATGATGCAAAAACCAGATGTGGAACATATTGAGGGATTATCCCCCGCCATTTCCATTGAACAAAAAACCACCAGCCGCAACCCGCGTTCCACCGTGGCGACTGTCACCGAAATTTATGATTATATGCGGCTTTTATGGGCGCGGGTCGGTGTGCCCTATTCGCCCACAACGGGTGAACCTATTTCTGCCCAATCGGTCAGCCAGATGGTGGACCGTGTGATGCAATTGCCCGATGATACAAGGCTATACTTGCTTGCCCCGGTGGTGCGTGGGCGCAAGGGTGAATATCGCAAAGAATTGGCCGAATGGCAAAAGGCGGGCTTTACCCGTGTGCGGATTGATGGCGAAATTTATGCGATAGAGGACGCCCCCACGCTCGATAAAAAATATAAGCATGATATTGAAGTGGTGGTTGACCGGCTTGTCGTGAAACGCGATTTAGAGCAGCGACTGGCCGATAGTTTTGAAACCGCATTAAAATTGGCCGATGGGCTTGCCTATATTGATTTGGTCGATGCTGTGGTGGAGGGCAGGGAAGAAAATGAATCCACCGGAAAAAATATGAAGGGTGCTGGCTTGCCCGCCAATCGCATTGTTTTTTCACAGCGTTTTGCCTGTCCGGTATCCGGATTTACCATTGCCGAAATTGAACCGCGTTTGTTCAGTTTTAACTCCCCCCATGGGGCGTGCCCCGCCTGTGATGGACTTGGCGAGAAATTGGAATTTGACCCGCAATTGGTTGTGCCGAATGAGGGGCTTACCCTGAAAAAAGGGGCAATTGTTCCATGGGCAAAATCCAATCCGCCCAGCCCATATTATATGCAAGTGTTGGAAAGCCTTGGCCGTGCCTATGGTTTTGATATGGAAACGCCGTGGAATGAGCTTTCGGGCGAGGTGCGTCTTGTCATCCTATATGGCACGGGAGGTAAGAAAATTGAGCTGACTTTTAAAGACGGGCGTAAATCATATAATGTGATGAAGGCTTTTGAAGGCGTTATCGGCAATTTGAACCGCCGTATGTTGCAAACAGATAGCAATTGGATGCGCGAGGAATTGGGCAAATTCCAAACATCTCAACCATGTGAAATATGCGATGGTGCGCGGTTGAAACCGGAATCACTGGCGGTAAAAATAGCCGGATGCCATATTGCACAGCCCACGAAGATGAGCGTGGCCGACGCCCTGCATTGGTTTGGCAATTTGGAGGAGAAATTAACCAGTCAGCAACAACAAATTGCCAAGGCGATTTTGAAGGAAATAAACGAGCGGCTTGGCTTTTTGAACAATGTCGGCCTTGATTATTTGAACCTTGACCGCACGTCGGGCACATTGTCCGGCGGGGAATCGCAACGCATCCGTTTGGCCAGCCAAATCGGCTCTGGCCTGTCGGGGGTTTTATATGTGCTGGATGAACCCAGCATTGGCCTTCACCAAAAAGATAATGACCGATTATTGGCCACGCTGCGGCGGCTGCGCGATTTGGGCAATACGGTGATTGTGGTGGAACATGATGAAGATGCGATACGCACCGCCGATTGGGTCGTGGACCTTGGCCCGGGGGCGGGCGTGCATGGCGGCAAAGTCATGGCCGAAGGACCGCTCAACAAAATATTAAAGGCAAAGGGGTCGATGACCGCCGCTTATCTTAACGGCACGCGCAAAATTGATGTTCCGGAAAAACGGCGCAAGGGCAATGGCAAAAAATTAACCGTCCATGGCGCACGGGCCAATAATCTGCAAAATGTCACCGCCTCCATCCCTCTTGGCACATTTACATGTGTGACGGGTGTTTCGGGATCGGGTAAGTCCAGTTTCACCATAGATACATTATATGCCGCTGCCGCGCGTTCATTAAATGGGGCGCGGGTGATTGCGGGGGCGCATGACAAAATTACTGGATTGGAACATTGTGATAAGGTGATTGACATTGACCAATCGCCCATTGGCCGCACGCCGCGATCCAACCCCGCCACCTATACCGGTGCCTTTACCAATATTCGTGATTGGTTTGCCGGCCTGCCCGAATCTCAGGCACGGGGATATAAGCCGGGCCGCTTTAGCTTTAACGTAAAGGGCGGGCGGTGCGAAACATGCAGCGGCGACGGGGTGATTAAAATTGAAATGCATTTCCTTCCCGATGTGTATGTCACCTGTGAACAATGTAATGGCAAACGCTATAACCGCGAAACATTGGAGGTAAAATGGCGCGGCATGTCCATCGCCGATGTGTTGGACATGACGGTGGAGGATGCGGTTGAAACATTTAAGGCTGTGCCGCCCATAAGAGACAAAATGGCGATGCTATATGAAGTTGGCCTTGGCTATATAAAGGTGGGGCAACAGGCAACTACGCTTTCAGGGGGTGAGGCACAGCGGGTAAAATTGGCCAAGGAATTATCCAAACGCTCCACAGGCAAAACATTATATATTTTGGATGAACCAACCACGGGCCTGCATTTTGAAGATGTGCGTAAATTATTGGAGGTGCTGCACCGCTTGGTGGATCAGGGCAATAGCGTGGTGGTGATTGAACATAATTTGGACGTGATTAAAACCGCTGATTATCTTATCGACCTTGGCCCGGATGGCGGGGTAAAGGGCGGCGAAATCATCGCCGCCGGCACACCGGAACAAGTGGTGAAAGAACCGCGATCCCACACGGGGCATTATTTAAAGGATATGTTGTAG